A region of Pseudomonas saponiphila DNA encodes the following proteins:
- a CDS encoding aminoacyl-tRNA deacylase and HDOD domain-containing protein: protein MTEVALDIATPHAPSVIRLLLGKLAISFNEVLDQPGLPAARRVQAVLLDDAVGALMVLFPQSQLLDLNRLAELTGRRLTAVSTERLERMLGKHSLSLLPGLPALTSSPCLYEESLLREPSLLINSGEPGVLLEITSEAFKSMLNKASAGHFGESLSSIRPNLDRPDDDREEITQAMQAFTARRIQQRLEATIEIPPLAETAQKIIKLRVDPNATIDDITGVVETDPALAAQVVSWAASPYYASPGKIRSVEDAIVRVLGFDLVINLALGLALGKTLSLPKDQPQHATPYWQQSIYTAAVIEGLTRAMPRAQRPEAGLTYLAGLLHNFGYLLLAHVFPPHFSLICRHLEVNPHLCHSYVEQHLLGISREQIGAWLMRYWDMPDELSTALRFQHDPSYDGAFAEYPNLVCLAVRLLRSRGIGSGPHEEIPDALFERLGLSRDKAEDVVSKVLEAEVLLRELASQFSQA from the coding sequence ATGACAGAAGTTGCCCTCGACATTGCAACCCCACACGCTCCGTCTGTTATCCGGTTGCTGCTCGGCAAGCTGGCCATCAGCTTCAACGAAGTGCTCGACCAGCCGGGCCTGCCGGCTGCGCGCAGGGTCCAGGCAGTGCTGCTGGACGACGCCGTCGGCGCGCTGATGGTGCTATTCCCGCAGAGCCAGCTACTGGACCTCAATCGCCTCGCCGAGCTCACCGGTCGCCGCCTCACCGCGGTATCCACCGAGCGCCTGGAGCGCATGCTCGGCAAGCACAGCCTGAGCCTGCTGCCCGGCCTGCCGGCGCTGACCAGCTCGCCCTGCCTGTACGAAGAAAGCCTGCTGCGCGAACCCAGCCTGCTGATCAATTCCGGCGAGCCCGGAGTGCTGCTGGAAATCACCAGCGAAGCCTTCAAGAGCATGCTCAACAAAGCCAGTGCCGGTCACTTCGGCGAGTCGCTGAGCAGCATCCGCCCCAACCTCGACCGCCCGGACGATGACCGCGAGGAAATCACCCAGGCCATGCAGGCGTTCACCGCGCGGCGCATCCAGCAACGCCTGGAAGCCACCATCGAGATCCCGCCGCTGGCGGAAACCGCACAGAAGATCATCAAGCTGCGGGTCGATCCCAACGCCACCATCGACGACATCACCGGCGTGGTGGAAACCGACCCGGCCCTGGCCGCACAGGTCGTGAGCTGGGCGGCCTCGCCCTACTACGCCTCGCCGGGCAAGATCCGTTCGGTGGAAGACGCCATCGTCCGCGTGCTGGGCTTCGATCTGGTGATCAACCTGGCGCTGGGACTGGCCCTGGGCAAGACCCTGAGCCTGCCCAAGGACCAGCCGCAACACGCCACGCCCTACTGGCAGCAATCGATCTACACCGCTGCGGTGATCGAAGGCCTGACCCGCGCCATGCCTCGCGCCCAGCGCCCGGAAGCCGGCCTGACCTACCTCGCCGGCCTGCTGCACAACTTCGGCTACCTGCTGCTGGCCCACGTGTTCCCGCCGCACTTCTCGCTGATCTGCCGGCACCTGGAAGTCAACCCGCACCTGTGCCACAGCTATGTCGAGCAGCACCTGCTGGGCATCAGTCGCGAACAGATCGGCGCCTGGCTGATGCGCTACTGGGACATGCCGGACGAGCTGTCCACCGCCCTGCGCTTCCAGCACGACCCGAGCTACGACGGCGCCTTCGCCGAGTACCCGAACCTGGTGTGCCTGGCGGTGCGCCTGCTGCGCAGCCGAGGCATCGGTTCCGGCCCCCACGAAGAGATCCCCGACGCCCTGTTCGAGCGCCTGGGCCTGAGCCGTGACAAGGCCGAAGACGTGGTGAGCAAAGTGCTGGAAGCGGAAGTCCTGCTGCGGGAACTGGCTTCGCAGTTCAGCCAGGCCTGA
- a CDS encoding helicase, with amino-acid sequence MKFRFLLWMLGLLMGKASRNNPAFQQQLGDKELVFQLQTLDGKVARHFFVKDQRVTSRSGFYPEPAFAIAFKDAAYGFATMQAKNKQLAFMTGIQDKSIQIKGNPALVIWFQGLTKYLKPKKAKPKA; translated from the coding sequence ATGAAATTTCGTTTTCTTCTCTGGATGCTTGGCCTGTTGATGGGCAAGGCCAGCCGCAACAATCCCGCTTTCCAGCAACAGTTGGGCGACAAGGAGCTGGTGTTCCAGCTGCAGACCCTCGACGGCAAGGTTGCTCGGCATTTCTTCGTCAAAGACCAGCGCGTGACCAGCCGTTCGGGCTTCTACCCCGAGCCGGCGTTCGCCATCGCTTTCAAGGATGCCGCCTACGGCTTCGCCACGATGCAGGCGAAGAACAAGCAGTTGGCGTTCATGACCGGGATTCAGGACAAGTCGATTCAGATCAAGGGCAACCCGGCGCTGGTGATCTGGTTTCAGGGTCTGACCAAGTATCTGAAACCGAAGAAGGCCAAGCCCAAGGCTTGA
- the tagQ gene encoding type VI secretion system-associated lipoprotein TagQ, producing MLFSRKPFASTSKRHLLLVAAGFSTVLTGCATSPVSKVASTTKVEYYPSCYEPVQHLRATDSDMTKSVVTGAALGAAGGALLGALTGDGDHRGRNAAIGAAGGALAGGAAGYYTERQKQIADDNQRIASYATDVNKSAADIDRSTAYARASQTCYQRAFDSLISARKANSINDVEGRKRLAEIVSGLKESNDLIAAVNGRASEDLNKYNQAYEQDLQQVGVQRTDVVKVATADTTPVTTTGGKKKQQKVKQPKLPTVPAEAVNTEKSIQQAKTKQAEISKVATTGQTQVNSMCKNPDLGDWAPVPCPNV from the coding sequence ATGCTTTTTTCCCGCAAGCCATTTGCTTCAACATCCAAGCGTCACCTGCTGTTGGTTGCCGCCGGGTTCAGCACCGTATTGACCGGTTGCGCGACCTCTCCGGTGTCCAAGGTCGCCTCAACCACCAAGGTCGAGTACTACCCGAGCTGCTACGAACCGGTACAGCACCTGCGTGCCACCGATTCGGACATGACCAAGTCGGTGGTGACCGGAGCCGCCCTGGGCGCCGCCGGTGGCGCACTGCTCGGTGCCCTGACCGGTGACGGCGACCACCGTGGTCGCAACGCCGCCATCGGCGCCGCAGGCGGTGCCCTGGCCGGTGGCGCCGCCGGTTACTACACCGAGCGCCAGAAACAGATCGCCGACGACAATCAGCGCATCGCTTCCTACGCCACCGACGTCAACAAGAGCGCGGCCGACATCGATCGCAGCACGGCCTATGCCCGCGCTTCGCAAACCTGCTACCAGCGTGCCTTCGACAGCCTGATCAGCGCGCGCAAGGCCAACAGCATCAATGACGTGGAAGGGCGCAAGCGCCTGGCGGAAATCGTCAGCGGCCTGAAAGAGTCCAACGACCTGATCGCCGCGGTGAACGGCCGGGCCAGCGAAGACCTGAACAAGTACAACCAGGCCTATGAGCAGGACTTGCAGCAGGTGGGCGTGCAGCGCACCGACGTGGTGAAAGTCGCCACCGCCGATACCACTCCGGTGACCACCACCGGCGGCAAGAAGAAGCAGCAGAAGGTCAAGCAGCCGAAGCTGCCGACCGTGCCGGCCGAAGCGGTGAACACCGAGAAGTCGATCCAGCAGGCCAAGACCAAGCAGGCCGAGATCAGCAAGGTTGCGACCACCGGTCAGACCCAGGTCAACAGCATGTGCAAGAACCCGGACCTGGGCGACTGGGCTCCGGTGCCTTGCCCTAACGTCTGA
- a CDS encoding formylglycine-generating enzyme family protein, with the protein MYKLISTVLALTLAGAVWAEEPVNKMDNPKPLPDDVSLPLPCEGEMVFRYVYVLAQGTLDDREVNLGYPFSEGESGYQQSFISGYRRDYINGQFTLKDLPAAWGKTIGPALPKTGNGVPLKPMLYFIGKYEVTARQYAQVMAQAQSLASGEPAPACEAPDGLQGRLPKVKLSRFEAERFAAVYSAWLMKHHRDLLPVSGRGSSSDDGGLGFVRLPTEVEWEYAARGGQAVSRQELEGRLFPRRVEGSEEDGPLADWAVFNQVAGGTGQAARLMPIGTKLPNPIGLFDVIGNAAEMVQESFQLVRAGRRQGTYGGFVVKGGNYLEGEGTLFTGMRREYPLFGADGTEQSNETTGFRVAIGALSAPRSRYKELFAQWQKEGRLASLTDAIDEAQDPTKRLDAIIAASVDPRLQAELGLVNEELKRNVSLIAQQREEAAGNLIQSSALVAETINNYNIRLTNLKKSQQQAIDAKDEPSAKLFAEAIDNGRSALDGAVAIYIDNLATGTRYTDAVIQAQFQRIKEELNRKPVLGKSLVTRATLFVRHVGDYRQQRRADPATILKELLASTGQKS; encoded by the coding sequence ATGTATAAGTTGATCAGCACCGTGCTGGCCTTGACCCTGGCCGGAGCCGTGTGGGCCGAAGAGCCGGTGAACAAGATGGACAACCCCAAGCCGTTGCCGGACGACGTCAGCCTGCCCTTGCCCTGTGAGGGCGAGATGGTGTTCCGCTACGTCTACGTCCTGGCCCAGGGCACCCTGGACGACCGCGAGGTGAACCTCGGCTACCCCTTCAGCGAAGGTGAAAGCGGCTATCAGCAGTCGTTCATTTCCGGCTATCGCCGGGACTACATCAACGGCCAGTTCACCCTCAAGGACCTGCCCGCGGCCTGGGGCAAGACCATCGGCCCGGCCCTGCCGAAAACCGGCAACGGGGTGCCCCTCAAGCCGATGCTGTATTTCATCGGCAAGTACGAGGTCACCGCTCGCCAGTACGCCCAGGTCATGGCTCAGGCCCAGTCCCTGGCCAGTGGTGAGCCGGCCCCGGCCTGTGAGGCGCCGGACGGCCTGCAGGGGCGCCTGCCCAAGGTCAAGCTGTCGCGTTTCGAGGCCGAGCGTTTCGCCGCGGTCTACAGCGCCTGGTTGATGAAGCATCACCGTGATCTGCTGCCGGTCAGCGGCCGTGGCAGTTCCTCCGACGACGGCGGCCTGGGCTTCGTGCGCCTGCCCACCGAAGTGGAATGGGAATACGCCGCCCGTGGCGGCCAGGCGGTCAGCCGCCAGGAGCTGGAAGGGCGGCTGTTTCCGCGCCGGGTCGAGGGCAGCGAGGAAGACGGCCCGCTGGCGGACTGGGCGGTGTTCAACCAGGTGGCCGGCGGCACCGGCCAGGCGGCGCGCTTGATGCCGATCGGCACCAAGCTGCCCAACCCCATCGGCCTGTTCGACGTGATCGGCAATGCCGCCGAGATGGTCCAGGAGTCCTTCCAGCTGGTGCGCGCCGGGCGGCGCCAGGGCACCTATGGCGGCTTCGTGGTCAAGGGCGGCAATTACCTGGAAGGCGAGGGCACGCTGTTTACCGGGATGCGCCGCGAGTACCCGCTGTTCGGTGCCGACGGCACTGAGCAGAGCAACGAAACCACGGGCTTTCGGGTGGCCATCGGCGCCTTGTCGGCCCCGCGTTCGCGCTACAAGGAACTGTTCGCCCAATGGCAGAAGGAAGGCCGCCTGGCGTCCCTGACCGACGCCATCGACGAAGCCCAGGACCCCACCAAGCGCCTGGACGCCATCATCGCCGCCAGTGTCGACCCGCGTTTGCAGGCGGAGCTGGGGCTGGTCAACGAGGAGCTCAAGCGCAATGTCTCGCTGATCGCCCAGCAGCGCGAGGAAGCGGCCGGCAACCTGATCCAGTCGTCGGCGCTGGTGGCCGAAACCATCAACAACTACAACATCCGCCTGACCAACCTGAAAAAGAGCCAGCAGCAGGCCATCGATGCCAAGGACGAACCCAGCGCCAAGCTGTTCGCCGAAGCCATCGACAATGGCCGCAGCGCGCTGGACGGGGCGGTGGCGATCTACATAGACAACCTGGCCACGGGCACCCGTTACACCGACGCGGTGATCCAGGCGCAATTTCAACGGATCAAGGAAGAGCTCAATCGCAAGCCGGTGCTCGGCAAGAGCCTGGTGACGCGCGCTACGTTATTCGTCCGCCATGTCGGGGATTATCGCCAGCAACGGCGAGCCGACCCGGCGACGATTTTGAAGGAACTGCTCGCATCGACCGGTCAGAAGTCATGA